A genomic segment from Lignipirellula cremea encodes:
- a CDS encoding archease: MSGTLAMYEVFEHTADLGLRIEAPQRNELYAEAGLGLFSLITRLDQVRPLQETAFEVVGQEPAYLLFDLLNELLFRFETQALLVSQIEVTEHDDGLSVLCRGETCDRERHDLHHEVKAITYHGLQIGPAPQGGWQAEVIVDI; encoded by the coding sequence TTGTCGGGAACGCTTGCCATGTACGAAGTGTTTGAACACACCGCCGATCTGGGCCTGCGCATCGAGGCGCCCCAGCGGAACGAGTTATACGCCGAGGCCGGCCTGGGGCTGTTCTCGCTGATTACCCGGCTGGACCAGGTGCGGCCGCTGCAGGAGACGGCGTTTGAGGTCGTCGGCCAGGAGCCGGCTTACCTGCTGTTCGATCTGCTCAACGAGCTGCTCTTCCGGTTTGAAACCCAGGCGCTGCTGGTGTCGCAGATCGAAGTGACCGAACACGACGACGGCCTGTCGGTCTTGTGCCGCGGCGAAACATGCGATCGGGAGCGGCACGACCTGCACCACGAGGTGAAAGCGATCACCTATCACGGACTCCAGATCGGCCCCGCCCCCCAGGGCGGCTGGCAGGCGGAAGTCATCGTGGATATTTAG
- a CDS encoding GNAT family N-acetyltransferase, which produces MITLREESFGALERYASVPSTYETDRIFDVDEQGGSWELRERRLERPYRKDYDAVESPHAWPLRFDVTGWTLIGAFDGQERVGGAVAAFATPGLDMLAGRRDLVVLWDLRVLLTARRIGVGSALFRAIEAWAVAKQCRELRVETQNTNLAACRFYASQGCRLFEVNRNAYAGLPEEVQLLWSKAL; this is translated from the coding sequence ATGATCACCCTGCGCGAAGAGTCGTTCGGCGCCCTGGAACGGTATGCGTCGGTTCCCAGTACCTACGAAACCGACAGAATCTTCGACGTTGACGAACAGGGCGGCAGCTGGGAGCTACGGGAACGTCGCCTCGAGCGGCCGTATCGGAAGGACTACGATGCGGTCGAGAGTCCGCACGCCTGGCCCCTGCGATTCGACGTGACCGGCTGGACGCTGATCGGCGCCTTCGACGGCCAGGAACGTGTCGGAGGAGCGGTGGCGGCGTTTGCGACTCCCGGCCTCGACATGCTGGCTGGTCGTCGGGATCTGGTCGTGCTCTGGGATCTGCGAGTGCTGTTGACGGCCCGCCGCATCGGCGTCGGGTCCGCCTTGTTCCGCGCGATCGAAGCCTGGGCCGTGGCGAAGCAGTGCCGGGAGCTCCGGGTCGAAACCCAGAATACCAACCTCGCAGCCTGTCGCTTCTATGCCTCACAAGGCTGCCGGCTGTTTGAGGTCAATCGGAACGCTTACGCCGGGCTGCCGGAGGAAGTGCAACTCTTGTGGAGCAAAGCACTCTAA
- a CDS encoding sensor histidine kinase, which yields MKRPWQIWLALGLCLALVLPGFCWLTVKALELDRREAEARDQAEQARRMEAAARRQAETARQQAEQQERVSSALWRMDWTLTPIVAQEAARPYFVYRSFLPISGKGKSAPELTPSPLLIQPSPFVLLHFQITSDNEWSSPQSPPASLDQTALANGTTADNIERSEARLEQLKGLIRHREFLAELPERNLPPVPIDEAYYAGNLSWNYNGSPLAQPNTTVINDLGLSQFSGEQQEILENASPYNAPPPQTDGNYQSFENPSEVSQAENPSLSPPAGNESQLAQAEGVPPLQYGPASGVPAPAQPIDSPLPTVVPGRQQADTDTYGSAASPAGKPTPGTNAYTTPQPAESSPFELDPPSPVVTPAPPPAPARPALSPASQPVANPSVPSLPPITSAPSYSQSYPQTYSQPQQQASMPQQQAAAPAQTGSQGQPNAPAAGYDSYYRGEQQKLELRGGNEWQRRNRAYQNFAQNQLVQQRSYGSYGSNSDVELETPLQAVGEGVSRPIWVGPHLVLARRVTIGDQVLIQGCWLNWPAIRQMLLQEVADLLPDADLAPVLADTPVLPGRALATLPVQILAPAPQAVALAGAAPPFVVQASPDFSPIRLSLLIAWTCLLLATLAVMVLIQGVVTLSERRGSFVAAVTHELRTPLTTFRMYAEMLAAGMVATPEKRQRYLETLRVEADRLSHLVENVLSYARLERGKRGGRRESLPLDDLLDRIVERLRDRATQAEMELVLEIDKTSAGRLVLTDSSAVDQILFNLVDNACKYAQTAADRRVHLHARIAGREAVLSISDHGPGITAPQRRKLFQPFSKSVQEAAVSAPGVGLGLALSRRLAREIGGKLELLDQPTPGAHFVLRLPLAPPELKKRS from the coding sequence ATGAAACGTCCCTGGCAAATCTGGCTGGCCCTGGGGCTGTGCCTGGCGCTGGTGCTGCCCGGCTTCTGCTGGCTGACGGTGAAAGCGCTCGAGCTTGATCGCCGGGAGGCGGAAGCCCGGGACCAGGCCGAACAGGCCCGCCGGATGGAAGCCGCCGCCCGACGCCAGGCCGAAACGGCCCGGCAACAGGCCGAACAGCAAGAGCGGGTCAGCAGCGCTCTATGGCGGATGGACTGGACGCTCACGCCGATCGTGGCTCAAGAAGCGGCCCGTCCCTATTTTGTGTATCGTTCGTTCCTGCCGATCTCCGGCAAGGGAAAGAGCGCGCCGGAACTGACGCCGTCGCCGCTGCTGATCCAGCCTTCGCCGTTTGTGCTGCTGCACTTTCAGATCACATCCGACAACGAGTGGAGCTCGCCCCAGTCGCCGCCGGCGTCGCTCGACCAGACGGCCCTGGCCAACGGCACGACGGCCGACAACATCGAACGCAGCGAAGCCCGGCTGGAGCAGTTAAAAGGGCTCATCCGCCATCGGGAGTTCCTGGCCGAACTGCCAGAGAGGAACTTGCCGCCTGTGCCGATCGACGAGGCCTACTACGCTGGCAACCTGTCCTGGAACTATAACGGTTCGCCCTTGGCCCAGCCGAACACCACGGTCATTAACGACCTGGGCCTGTCCCAGTTTAGCGGCGAGCAGCAGGAGATCCTGGAGAACGCGTCGCCGTACAATGCTCCCCCTCCGCAAACGGACGGCAATTATCAATCGTTTGAGAATCCCAGCGAAGTCTCGCAGGCGGAGAACCCCTCGCTCTCCCCGCCGGCCGGCAATGAAAGCCAGCTGGCCCAGGCGGAAGGGGTCCCGCCCTTGCAATACGGCCCCGCATCAGGCGTTCCGGCGCCAGCCCAGCCCATCGACTCGCCGCTGCCAACGGTGGTTCCGGGGCGCCAGCAGGCGGATACCGACACGTATGGTTCGGCCGCATCGCCGGCAGGCAAACCGACTCCCGGGACGAATGCTTACACCACGCCGCAGCCCGCGGAGTCGTCGCCGTTTGAGCTGGATCCGCCGTCGCCTGTGGTGACTCCCGCGCCGCCTCCCGCGCCGGCCCGTCCGGCGCTTTCGCCTGCTTCGCAGCCTGTGGCCAATCCGTCCGTCCCGTCGCTTCCGCCCATCACGTCGGCGCCGTCCTATTCCCAGTCCTACCCGCAGACTTACTCCCAGCCGCAACAGCAGGCCAGCATGCCCCAGCAGCAGGCGGCCGCCCCAGCCCAAACGGGCAGTCAAGGACAACCGAATGCGCCGGCGGCCGGGTATGACAGTTACTACCGCGGGGAGCAGCAGAAGCTGGAGCTGCGCGGCGGCAATGAATGGCAACGTCGGAACCGGGCGTACCAGAACTTTGCCCAGAACCAGCTGGTCCAGCAGCGCAGTTATGGGAGCTATGGGAGCAATTCCGACGTGGAGCTGGAAACGCCATTGCAGGCGGTAGGCGAAGGAGTCAGCCGGCCGATCTGGGTCGGGCCGCATCTGGTGCTGGCCCGCCGGGTAACGATCGGCGACCAGGTGCTCATCCAGGGGTGCTGGCTGAACTGGCCGGCGATCAGGCAGATGCTGCTGCAGGAAGTCGCCGACCTGCTGCCCGACGCCGATCTGGCGCCGGTCCTGGCTGACACGCCCGTGCTGCCAGGGCGCGCCCTGGCGACGTTGCCGGTACAGATCCTGGCGCCGGCCCCGCAGGCCGTGGCGCTGGCGGGGGCTGCTCCGCCGTTTGTGGTGCAGGCGTCGCCCGACTTTTCGCCCATTCGCCTGTCGCTGCTGATTGCCTGGACCTGCCTGCTGCTGGCCACGCTGGCGGTGATGGTGCTGATCCAGGGGGTCGTGACGCTCAGCGAACGACGCGGCTCTTTTGTGGCGGCCGTCACGCATGAACTGCGCACGCCGCTGACGACCTTTCGCATGTACGCCGAGATGCTGGCGGCCGGCATGGTGGCGACGCCTGAGAAGCGGCAGCGTTACCTGGAAACGTTAAGGGTGGAAGCCGATCGGCTGTCGCATCTGGTCGAGAACGTGCTGTCTTACGCCCGGCTGGAACGCGGCAAACGGGGCGGACGCCGGGAGAGCCTGCCGCTAGACGATCTGCTGGACCGGATCGTCGAACGGCTCCGCGATCGCGCGACCCAGGCCGAGATGGAGCTGGTGCTGGAAATCGACAAGACGTCCGCCGGCCGACTGGTGCTGACCGACAGCAGCGCGGTCGACCAGATTCTGTTCAACCTGGTCGATAACGCTTGCAAGTACGCTCAGACCGCCGCCGACCGCCGGGTGCATCTGCACGCCCGCATCGCCGGCCGGGAGGCCGTGCTGAGCATCTCGGATCACGGTCCCGGCATCACGGCCCCACAGCGGAGGAAGCTATTCCAGCCCTTCTCCAAGTCCGTCCAGGAAGCGGCCGTCTCGGCCCCCGGCGTCGGCCTGGGCCTGGCCCTCAGTCGCCGCCTGGCCCGCGAGATCGGCGGCAAACTCGAACTCCTCGACCAACCCACCCCCGGCGCCCACTTCGTCCTGCGCCTGCCATTGGCGCCGCCGGAACTGAAGAAGCGAAGTTGA
- a CDS encoding anti-phage dCTP deaminase: MLSIATFVFLGDNREIVKSLCGGKFRCEAERKGIQVGKYLTNNELDSELIIGLVGAVGTETRPIIDLLQEQLGRVGYRVEVVKVSADVIPLLCDVEDPGNDRFKRYSDLMDAGNRCREMGVNESPADDAVLALGVATYIAARRSQLNRPLVGEADDDAKEREEGKGEPLARTAFIIDSLKRPEEVEKLRIIYSSGFVLLGIHAEVGRRRSHLVENLDMTLDQADQLIERDRQEGDKKHGQRVNATFHLADFFVQVADNSDRLRCDIRRLVGLWFGDPFFTPTFDEYAMFMAFAAALRSADLSRQVGAVMTRDSEILSTGANECPSPEGGLYWAKRNPKTGCIEDVERGRDYKRDGDSNRLEQLKIIERIITEAMEEKEDFDGDTLRTVLKESGIRDLTEFGRVVHAEMEAILSCGRNGISTKGATLHCTTFPCHNCAKHIVAAGVKRVVYVEPYSKSKALEFHDDSIVPAENAQGVDGEKVLFEPFVGVGPRKYFELFSMNLGSSYPLVRKNPDTGAKKEWRIEAAQLRLQMKPVSYLEIELLACKAFSQKMALRTNGDVQS, encoded by the coding sequence ATGTTGTCTATTGCTACGTTCGTATTTCTGGGCGACAATCGCGAAATCGTCAAATCTCTCTGCGGAGGGAAATTTCGTTGCGAGGCAGAGCGCAAGGGGATCCAGGTGGGCAAATACCTCACGAACAACGAGCTCGACTCGGAGTTGATTATCGGGCTTGTAGGCGCTGTTGGTACGGAAACGCGGCCCATCATCGATCTGCTGCAGGAGCAGTTGGGTCGAGTCGGGTATCGGGTCGAAGTTGTCAAAGTTTCCGCCGATGTGATTCCGTTGCTGTGCGACGTAGAGGATCCCGGGAACGACCGATTCAAACGCTATTCCGATTTGATGGATGCAGGGAACCGTTGTCGTGAAATGGGCGTCAATGAGAGTCCTGCCGATGACGCGGTGCTTGCCCTGGGAGTAGCGACGTACATTGCCGCACGCCGCTCGCAACTCAACAGACCGCTGGTTGGTGAAGCTGACGACGATGCCAAAGAACGGGAGGAAGGAAAGGGCGAACCTTTGGCCAGGACCGCCTTCATTATTGATTCGTTGAAGCGTCCAGAGGAAGTTGAAAAGCTGCGAATCATTTATTCTTCAGGGTTTGTCTTGCTCGGGATTCATGCCGAAGTCGGCCGGCGCAGGAGTCATCTGGTCGAAAACCTCGACATGACATTGGATCAGGCAGATCAGTTGATTGAAAGAGATCGTCAGGAAGGCGACAAGAAACACGGGCAGCGAGTCAACGCGACCTTTCACCTGGCCGATTTTTTTGTCCAGGTGGCCGATAACAGCGATCGCTTGCGATGCGATATCCGGCGTCTCGTGGGACTCTGGTTTGGCGACCCATTTTTCACGCCGACCTTTGACGAATACGCCATGTTTATGGCTTTTGCCGCTGCTTTGCGATCCGCTGATCTTTCAAGGCAAGTCGGGGCGGTGATGACCCGTGACAGCGAGATACTTTCAACGGGCGCCAATGAATGCCCGTCTCCCGAGGGCGGCTTGTACTGGGCGAAGCGAAATCCGAAAACCGGTTGCATTGAAGATGTAGAACGCGGCAGGGACTATAAACGTGATGGCGATTCCAATCGCCTTGAGCAGCTAAAGATCATCGAACGAATTATTACGGAAGCGATGGAGGAGAAAGAGGACTTTGACGGAGATACGTTGCGTACAGTGCTCAAAGAAAGCGGCATACGCGACCTTACCGAGTTCGGACGGGTTGTCCACGCGGAGATGGAAGCGATTCTTAGTTGCGGCAGGAACGGAATTTCCACCAAAGGCGCAACCCTCCACTGCACTACCTTCCCCTGCCACAATTGCGCCAAGCATATCGTAGCCGCCGGGGTGAAGCGGGTTGTTTACGTGGAGCCGTATTCCAAGAGCAAAGCGCTCGAATTTCACGACGACTCGATCGTTCCTGCGGAGAATGCTCAAGGCGTCGATGGCGAAAAGGTGCTGTTCGAGCCCTTCGTCGGAGTGGGGCCGCGCAAGTACTTTGAGCTTTTTTCGATGAACCTTGGATCGAGTTACCCTTTGGTCCGAAAGAACCCCGATACGGGCGCCAAGAAGGAGTGGCGTATCGAAGCAGCGCAGCTTCGATTACAAATGAAACCGGTATCGTATCTGGAGATCGAATTGCTCGCTTGCAAAGCTTTCAGCCAAAAGATGGCCTTAAGAACGAACGGAGATGTCCAATCATGA
- a CDS encoding response regulator transcription factor, translating into MIERTPFPHFALSPGYAMSGRTLLTIEDDAAIRRGIVDSLEYAGYRVLEAGNGPAGLEMAVQQQYDLLLLDLVLPGLSGMEILKRVRETRPTLPVIILTARGEESDRVDGLRQGADDYVVKPFSVKELLARVEAVLRRSPERPSDLDQVAIPAGVADFARREVRYTDGERVELSEREIDLLRYLATNPQRAIARDELLSNVWRISPRGLSTRTIDMHIARLREKLRDDPAQPQVLLTVRGKGYMFAAQGPATALLKEAAE; encoded by the coding sequence ATGATAGAAAGGACGCCTTTCCCGCACTTTGCCCTCTCCCCTGGTTACGCCATGAGCGGCCGCACGTTATTGACAATCGAAGACGACGCCGCCATTCGTCGGGGGATCGTTGATTCGCTGGAGTACGCCGGCTATCGGGTGCTTGAGGCCGGTAACGGCCCGGCCGGGTTGGAAATGGCCGTCCAGCAGCAATACGACCTGCTCCTGTTGGATCTGGTCCTGCCTGGACTCAGCGGCATGGAGATCTTGAAACGGGTGCGCGAAACACGGCCCACCTTGCCGGTCATTATTCTCACTGCCCGCGGCGAAGAAAGCGATCGCGTCGACGGGCTTCGCCAGGGCGCGGACGACTATGTGGTGAAGCCGTTCAGCGTGAAGGAACTGCTGGCCCGGGTCGAGGCCGTGCTGCGGCGATCGCCCGAGCGGCCGAGCGATCTGGACCAGGTCGCCATTCCCGCTGGCGTCGCCGACTTTGCCCGCCGCGAGGTCCGCTATACCGATGGCGAACGGGTCGAGCTGTCAGAGCGGGAGATCGACCTGCTGCGTTACCTGGCGACCAACCCGCAGCGCGCAATCGCCCGGGACGAACTGCTGTCGAATGTCTGGCGAATCAGCCCTCGCGGCCTGTCGACCCGCACCATCGACATGCATATCGCCCGGCTGCGGGAGAAACTGCGCGATGACCCGGCCCAGCCGCAAGTACTGCTGACCGTCCGCGGCAAGGGCTACATGTTCGCGGCTCAAGGGCCTGCGACGGCGCTGCTGAAAGAGGCAGCCGAATGA
- a CDS encoding acyl carrier protein: MTFLLQIGIACLAVSAVVVGLFAVELILVRKRERHFDACWPPITDEEFLARCSPGVSRDTALRTRRIVAEQLGIPYDQVHPDQDFVHDLDC; the protein is encoded by the coding sequence ATGACTTTCCTGTTACAGATCGGCATCGCCTGCCTTGCGGTATCTGCCGTCGTTGTGGGGTTGTTTGCGGTGGAGTTAATCCTGGTGCGGAAGCGCGAACGCCATTTCGACGCATGCTGGCCGCCCATTACCGATGAGGAGTTTCTGGCCAGGTGCTCGCCTGGCGTGTCGCGGGATACGGCGCTTCGCACGCGACGAATCGTTGCCGAACAACTGGGGATTCCGTACGATCAGGTTCATCCCGATCAGGACTTTGTACACGACCTGGATTGTTAA
- the pgsA gene encoding CDP-diacylglycerol--glycerol-3-phosphate 3-phosphatidyltransferase, whose product MHDGCTRRQVRASSQVCGNNRFASNIFSGDSMGTSADQQLLNVPNALTAARFVLALVVFALIPLEQYLAALIIFIIAASTDWVDGWWARKYNQSTKFGRMFDPFVDKIIICGVFVFLAAAPNTGKFAWTPDSGIHAWMAVLVVGREMLVTALRSMIEQEGSDFSAKYAGKLKMVFQCVAVGASLVTLRWFAEQAAPLPLWIAYTLHGSVWLAILSTLYSGGEYILAAAKFFGR is encoded by the coding sequence ATGCACGACGGCTGCACCCGGCGCCAGGTTCGCGCCAGCAGCCAGGTTTGCGGCAACAACCGCTTTGCCAGCAACATCTTTTCCGGGGACTCCATGGGTACATCGGCCGATCAGCAGCTGCTTAACGTTCCCAATGCGCTCACGGCGGCCCGGTTTGTGCTGGCCCTGGTGGTGTTTGCGTTGATCCCGCTGGAACAGTACCTGGCGGCATTGATCATTTTTATTATTGCCGCGTCGACCGACTGGGTCGATGGCTGGTGGGCCCGCAAGTACAACCAGTCGACCAAATTCGGACGGATGTTCGACCCCTTTGTGGACAAGATCATCATCTGCGGGGTGTTCGTTTTTCTGGCCGCCGCCCCCAATACGGGCAAATTCGCCTGGACGCCCGACTCGGGCATTCACGCCTGGATGGCAGTGCTGGTCGTGGGGCGGGAAATGCTGGTAACGGCCTTACGCAGCATGATCGAGCAGGAAGGGAGCGATTTCTCGGCCAAGTACGCCGGCAAACTAAAAATGGTGTTCCAGTGCGTAGCGGTCGGCGCCAGCCTGGTCACCCTCCGCTGGTTCGCCGAGCAGGCAGCCCCCCTGCCCCTTTGGATCGCCTACACGCTGCATGGATCGGTCTGGCTGGCGATCCTCTCCACGCTCTACTCGGGCGGCGAATACATCCTGGCCGCCGCCAAATTCTTCGGCCGGTAG